A section of the Oryza sativa Japonica Group chromosome 1, ASM3414082v1 genome encodes:
- the LOC136351173 gene encoding putative disease resistance protein RGA3 translates to NATESQGTNIRESSLDQLHKSIQDKLKSKRFLIVFDDIWEHDFSKAASTKRFSKTEWEKLLAPFGPGETNGNMVLVTTRFPKVAETVKKGANQVDLHGLEPDEFWDFFQLCAFSETQDDNDKEKLFDIGKQIAKKLKCSPLAAKTVGPLLRKKPTRKHWMEILEKEEWLKQKDGDDSIITALKISYDYLPFYLKKCFSYLALFPEDYEFDSLEISCYWDSIGIINSSGKNDTIEGIGSQYLNELYDNGFLMKGDDNHYVMHDLLHELSQIVSSRECANINYSSFRADDILPSIRHLSITIQDKYTESFKEEMEKIKKRVDIRNLRSVMIFGSYRSRRIANVVRDTLNEIRALRVLFIFMNSPHSLPDNFSKLVHLRYLKIGSPWGFKVCIPSTVSKLYHLKFLDLKSWGGSNNNLPNDFNRLINLRHFLAKKEFHSNVPEVGKMKCLQELKEFHVKKDKIGFELAQLGQLEQLRGELCIFGLKNATREEAIEAKLKHKSNLSKLRLDRGGNREKNTSSSSSRTQVVSNENQDDDIILDSLQPHSNLTELSIVNLGGGMAPSWLGSNIIHLDTLHLDGVPWATLAPFGKIQYLRELKLRNIVGMYHTH, encoded by the coding sequence AATGCAACTGAAAGCCAAGGGACCAATATTAGAGAATCCAGTTTAGATCAGCTTCATAAATCCATTCAAGACAAGTTGAAATCCAAAAGGTTTCTAATCGTCTTTGATGATATATGGGAACACGACTTTAGTAAGGCTGCATCCACAAAAAGATTTAGCAAGACTGAGTGGGAAAAGTTGTTAGCTCCATTTGGACCGGGAGAGACCAATGGCAACATGGTTCTGGTCACAACTCGGTTCCCAAAGGTAGCAGAAACAGTCAAGAAAGGAGCCAATCAAGTTGATCTACATGGGCTGGAGCCTGATGAGTTTTGGGACTTCTTTCAACTGTGTGCATTTAGTGAAACCCAAGATGACAATGAtaaagaaaaattatttgaCATTGGAAAACAAATAGCAAAGAAGTTGAAGTGCTCCCCACTGGCTGCCAAAACAGTTGGACCACTATTGCGTAAGAAACCCACCAGGAAACATTGGATGGAAATTCTTGAAAAGGAAGAATGGCTAAAACAAAAGGATGGCGATGATAGTATTATCACTGCCTTGAAAATTAGCTATGACTACCTCCccttttatttgaaaaaatgtTTTTCATATCTTGCCCTTTTCCCTGAGGATTATGAGTTTGATAGTTTAGAGATTAGTTGTTATTGGGACTCAATAGGTATCATCAATTCCAGTGGTAAGAATGATACAATTGAGGGCATTGGATCACAGTATTTGAATGAACTATACGATAATGGTTTTCTAATGAAAGGGGATGATAATCACTACGTAATGCATGACTTACTGCATGAACTTTCGCAGATTGTTTCATCAAGAGAATGCGCAAATATAAATTACTCTAGTTTTAGAGCTGATGACATCCTTCCATCTATTCGCCATCTGTCCATTACCATACAAGATAAATATACTGAGAGTTTTAAAGAGGAAatggaaaaaataaagaaaagggtTGACATTAGAAATTTGCGTAGTGTGATGATCTTTGGAAGTTACAGAAGTAGAAGAATTGCTAATGTGGTAAGAGACACGTTAAATGAAATAAGGGCACTTCGTGTTCTCTTCATATTTATGAATTCCCCACATTCCTTGCCTGATAACTTTTCGAAACTTGTCCACCTCCGCTACCTAAAAATTGGATCACCGTGGGGGTTCAAAGTGTGTATTCCTAGCACAGTGTCCAAGCTTTATCACTTGAAATTCTTGGATCTCAAATCCTGGGGTGGTAGTAACAATAATTTGCCTAACGACTTTAACCGCCTTATAAACCTACGCCATTTTCTTGCTAAAAAAGAATTCCATTCCAATGTTCCTGAGGTTGGGAAAATGAAGTGTTTACAAGAGCTCAAAGAATTCCATGTCAAGAAAGACAAGATTGGATTTGAACTGGCACAACTGGGACAGTTGGAACAGCTTAGAGGGGAGCTCTGTATATTTGGCCTTAAAAATGCAACTAGGGAAGAAGCTATTGAAGCTAAATTGAAGCATAAAAGTAACCTAAGCAAGTTGCGATTAGATCGTGGTGGTAATAGAGAGAAGAatacatcctcctcctcctccaggacACAAGTTGTTAGCAATGAAAATCAGGACGATGATATTATTCTTGATAGCCTTCAACCGCACTCTAATCTTACAGAACTAAGCATCGTAAATCTTGGTGGTGGCATGGCTCCAAGTTGGTTGGGCAGCAACATCATCCACTTGGATACCCTCCACCTAGATGGTGTACCTTGGGCCACTCTTGCACCGTTTGGGAAAATACAATATCTTAGGGAGCTCAAGCTAAGAAATATCGTTGGGATGTACCACACACACTAG
- the LOC136351095 gene encoding uncharacterized protein has product MPDFVKWVGGDDNSHSFFSGLERLDCISCPKLNELPLSSCSSSSCTMWFPKLRRLNITRCLELSVPLVPHTSTLTYVRVNDSVRGFNTSKKLTLDGYNGALAFQNLGNLEEIYIGDVHNMSLIDFQQLRSLRRLTVTLCRDTFLRGLDEHVVVVFNSVRVLNLSGFLLTRKMLSNLFRCFPALYVLSMSPSKESHEEVKLQIPSSCSLKTIRLFKCKNLILPPLDDGQGLVNLTSLRNLHIDDCGKIFSQWYMGKPAQTTSNPFPSSLLELSICRESRIHSMALLSNLTALTSLQLIDCCNVTMDGFNPLITSNLNKLCISSCGSAPADLLAEMARTKTTMPQVAFQLKDLVVDSISAVLTAPICSFLAPTLHELGIKDDVDRVSSFSDEQEGALELLVSLKKLSFDGLWVLQSLPEGLHKFPSLTELSISHCPQIQSLPKNGLPTSLETFSVFICSSALEEESKRFTEEKERYYSESDD; this is encoded by the coding sequence ATGCCAGACTTTGTAAAGTGGGTTGGGGGAGACGATAATTCCCATTCTTTCTTCTCAGGACTTGAAAGGCTCGACTGCATTTCTTGTCCCAAGCTTAATGAGTTGCCATTATCGAGTTGCTCTAGCTCATCTTGTACCATGTGGTTTCCTAAGCTGCGCCGTTTGAACATTACCCGGTGCTTGGAGCTGTCTGTCCCTCTTGTGCCTCACACCTCCACACTGACATATGTTCGTGTAAATGATTCCGTTCGTGGTTTTAATACTAGCAAAAAGTTGACACTCGACGGCTACAATGGTGCTTTGGCCTTCCAAAATCTGGGTAATCTTGAGGAGATCTACATTGGAGATGTACATAACATGTCATTAATAGATTTCCAGCAGCTACGCTCCCTACGGAGGCTGACGGTTACGCTTTGCAGGGATACGTTCTTGAGAGGACTGGATGAGCATGTTGTAGTCGTATTCAATTCAGTTAGAGTCCTCAATCTCTCTGGATTTTTACTTACAAGAAAGATGCTGTCAAATTTGTTCAGATGCTTCCCAGCTCTCTATGTGCTGTCTATGTCACCTTCCAAAGAGAGCCATGAGGAGGTAAAACTGCAGATCCCATCCTCCTGCTCACTCAAGACGATCCGGCTTTTTAAGTGCAAGAACCTGATTCTGCCGCCTCTTGATGATGGACAAGGACTTGTCAATCTCACGTCGCTCCGAAATTTACATATAGATGATTGTGGCAAAATATTCTCTCAGTGGTACATGGGAAAACCAGCTCAAACAACAAGTAACCCTTTCCCTTCTTCCCTCCTCGAACTTAGCATTTGCCGAGAGTCAAGAATACATTCAATGGCTTTGCTCTCAAACCTCACAGCTCTCACCAGTCTACAACTAATAGATTGCTGCAATGTAACAATGGATGGATTTAATCCTCTTATCACATCAAATCTGAACAAGCTGTGCATCTCTTCTTGTGGCTCTGCTCCCGCGGACCTACTCGCCGAGATGGCAAGGACCAAAACAACAATGCCTCAAGTTGCCTTCCAATTGAAAGATCTTGTGGTGGACAGCATATCGGCAGTGCTTACTGCTCCCATATGCAGCTTCCTCGCCCCTACTCTTCACGAATTAGGCATCAAAGACGATGTTGACAGGGTCTCAAGCTTCAGCGACGAACAAGAGGGGGCACTTGAGCTACTTGTCTCCCTCAAAAAACTATCATTTGATGGTTTATGGGTTCTGCAGTCCCTCCCTGAAGGGTTACATAAGTTTCCTTCTCTCACTGAGCTAAGTATCAGCCATTGTCCTCAAATCCAATCGCTTCCAAAGAATGGCCTCCCAACTTCCCTAGAAACGTTTTCAGTATTTATCTGCAGCAGCGCACTCGAAGAGGAAAGCAAAAGATTCacagaagagaaagaaagataCTACTCAGAATCAGACGACTAG
- the LOC4326124 gene encoding rust resistance kinase Lr10, whose amino-acid sequence MHRFLVTALLFSLLNYGAVMATESDEADFFRNCPPSRCSSDGPDIKFPFRLESSSSSCGAPGMQLSCSGQDTLLLHHVLGLSKVTGIDYIYGVINIVPLAESWSQCALQKIISANYSTSVYKQYGFQYASLVSCSEEFIWDSTDSIFGPISCLSNASQSLYLVAPYAFVSILPLYCKVVSTEIMIPYTSNQGRKDYNASASTEFNESAKRITTFSEITFTWSAPNITDVCIDCERQQRLCGFSSQRRTAFCKPHGSKSPAKVIIVAVSVPTIVVLTLVVASALYLSLKTKNDDEIQLKVEMFLKTYGTSKPTRYTFSEVKRITRRFKHKLGTGGFGSVYKGELSKGVPVAVKMLENSKGEGEEFINEVATIGRIHHVNVVRLLGFCSEGTRHALIYEFMPNNSLEKYIFSRDYISSQEVLVPDKMLKIALGIAQGIEYLHQGCSQRILHFDIKPHNILLDHSFSPKISDFGLAKLCARDQSIVTLTAARGTMGYIAPELYSRNFGAVSYKSDVFSFGMLVLEMLSGKRNSDPSINSQNEVFVPEWIYETIVSAQESEFAKDMTQEEKEKLRKLAIVALWCVQWNPANRPSMRKVVNMLTGSLQNLKNPPRPFVSSLS is encoded by the exons ATGCACAGATTTCTAGTGACTGCtctactcttctctcttctcaacTATGGAGCCGTCATGGCCACAGAATCGGACGAGGCAGATTTCTTCCGAAACTGTCCGCCATCCCGATGCAGCAGTGATGGACCAGACATCAAGTTTCCCTTCCGGCTTGAATCCAGCTCTTCATCTTGTGGTGCTCCAGGAATGCAGTTATCATGTTCTGGGCAAGATACTCTCCTACTGCACCATGTTCTTGGCCTATCGAAGGTAACTGGAATAGACTATATATATGGTGTCATCAACATCGTCCCTCTTGCAGAGTCATGGTCACAGTGCGCACTTCAGAAGATAATTTCTGCAAATTATTCAACCAGTGTGTACAAACAATATGGGTTCCAATATGCAAGTCTTGTAAGTTGTTCAGAAGAGTTCATATGGGACAGTACAGACAGCATTTTTGGCCCGATTTCTTGCCTCAGCAATGCAAGCCAGTCCCTGTACTTGGTAGCCCCTTATGCATTTGTGTCAATTCTCCCGTTATACTGCAAAGTGGTTTCGACAGAGATCATGATACCCTACACTTCCAATCAAGGCAGAAAGGATTATAATGCAAGCGCAAGCACAGAGTTTAACGAAAGTGCAAAAAGAATTACTACATTCTCTGAGATAACATTCACTTGGTCAGCTCCTAATATCACTGATGTTTGCATCGACTGTGAACGACAACAGCGGCTCTGTGGATTCAGTTCACAAAGGAGGACAGCATTCTGCAAACCTCATG GTTCAAAATCACCTGCCAAAGTTATCATAG TGGCAGTATCTGTACCCACAATTGTAGTACTTACACTGGTGGTGGCCTCTGCACTCTATCTGTCTCTTAAAACCAAGAATGACGATGAGATACAACTGAAGGTTGAAATGTTTCTCAAGACATATGGCACATCTAAACCGACAAGATACACATTCTCTGAAGTGAAGAGGATTACAAGACGGTTTAAACATAAACTAGGCACAGGTGGATTTGGAAGTGTATATAAAGGTGAGCTGTCAAAAGGAGTACCTGTTGCTGTAAAGATGCTTGAGAACTCAAAAGGAGAGGGGGAAGAGTTCATCAATGAAGTAGCAACCATAGGGAGAATCCATCATGTCAATGTTGTCCGCCTCTTGGGATTTTGCTCCGAAGGAACAAGGCATGCTCTTATTTATGAATTCATGCCTAATAATTCACTGGAGAAATATATATTCTCACGTGATTATATTAGTTCTCAAGAAGTCCTAGTTCCTGACAAGATGCTCAAAATAGCATTAGGAATAGCCCAAGGAATTGAGTACTTACATCAAGGGTGCAGCCAGCGCATCCTCCACTTTGATATCAAGCCTCACAACATTTTGCTAGACCACAGCTTCAGCCCAAAGATTTCGGACTTTGGCCTTGCAAAGCTCTGCGCAAGGGATCAAAGCATTGTCACATTGACTGCAGCAAGAGGCACAATGGGTTACATTGCACCGGAACTATATTCTAGGAACTTTGGCGCGGTATCTTACAAGTCAGATGTTTTCAGTTTTGGCATGCTAGTGTTGGAAATGTTGAGCGGAAAGAGGAACTCAGATCCAAGTATCAACAGCCAAAATGAGGTTTTTGTTCCAGAGTGGATATATGAGACAATAGTCAGTGCGCAAGAGTCAGAATTTGCCAAGGATATGACacaggaagagaaagaaaagttGAGAAAGCTGGCCATTGTGGCGCTATGGTGTGTTCAGTGGAACCCAGCAAACCGGCCCTCCATGAGAAAAGTGGTGAATATGTTAACAGGAAGCTTGCAAAATCTGAAGAATCCCCCTAGGCCATTCGTCTCATCTCTAAGCTAA
- the LOC112937438 gene encoding rust resistance kinase Lr10-like isoform X1 produces MAISGALFLPGIFQSLSILAVLGVLVTKSGAADFQEQPACVPFSCGHLEGIRYPFRLQGDPLGCGDEAYELVCRDGRAIIHINTGKYFVKDISYNESRFWVVDANLDNSSCPLPLWNNLPYFNDMGTKLYTSAVRWATFLNCSRAINNGMYMPVACLSGNTSFVYVLTTSSSYYVQNIEPSCGYLAVIPVDDRTKNVPDYASYADVVKFMRNGFPVSFPRVESPSHSPVIKACARDTFQNFKEQMYSRNIQNWTSAIIGTELQFLGCVINYYSSATQVWVTLVLVFAVEIVKCIIVLCRFILAPLTVLTFLGYKYRKTRISIDAVEKFLRMQQAHGPKRYAYTEITAITGHFREKLGQGGYGSVYKGFLPGDGHVAIKMLSNSMCNGEEFISEVSTISRIHHVNVVRLVGFCSEELRRALVYEYMPCGSLDKYIFSPEKSLSWDKLNEIALGIARGIDYLHHGCDMQIMHFDIKPHNILLDSNFTPKVADFGLAKLYPRDDSLVPVSAARGTIGYIAPEMISRSFGTISCKADVYSFGMLLLDIAGGRRNREQHTSNSAHLYYPALVYDCLTQQEVSEISEDIGIHWVERKLCIVGFWCIQMKPAERPSMSEVVEMLESDDPDNLQVPPRPFFGVDDHISEMDDCCNSSSKSSAISEDD; encoded by the exons ATGGCCATTTCTGGTGCACTCTTTCTCCCTGGTATCTTTCAAAGCTTGAGTATACTAGCTGTTCTTGGGGTTCTTGTTACTAAGAGTGGAGCTGCTGATTTTCAAGAACAACCAGCTTGCGTTCCTTTCTCCTGTGGACATCTTGAAGGTATCAGGTACCCTTTCCGTTTACAAGGTGATCCACTTGGCTGTGGTGATGAAGCTTATGAGCTAGTCTGTAGAGATGGCAGAGCTATAATTCACATCAACACAGGAAAATATTTTGTGAAAGACATCTCCTATAACGAGTCTAGATTTTGGGTTGTTGATGCTAATTTAGACAACAGCAGTTGCCCTCTTCCACTGTGGAATAATCTTCCCTACTTCAATGACATGGGCACTAAGCTGTACACTTCTGCAGTTCGGTGGGCTACATTTCTAAATTGCTCACGGGCGATAAACAATGGCATGTACATGCCTGTTGCTTGCTTGAGTGGGAATACTTCTTTTGTTTATGTCTTGACTACATCGAGCTCTTACTATGTTCAAAACATCGAGCCTTCTTGTGGATACTTGGCTGTGATTCCTGTGGATGATCGTACAAAGAATGTACCAGACTATGCAAGCTATGCAGATGTTGTGAAATTCATGAGGAATGGTTTTCCTGTTTCGTTTCCTCGAGTTGAATCCCCAAGTCATTCTCCAGTCATCAAAGCCTGTGCGAGAGATACATTCCA AAACTTTAAGGAGCAAATGTATAGTAGGAACATTCAAAACTGGACTTCTGCCATTATTGGGACCGAGCTACAATTTTTAGGAtgtgtaattaattattactctaGTGCCACGCAAGTTTGGGTTACTCTCGTTCTGGTATTTGCCGTAGAGATTGTTAAGTGCATTATAG TACTATGCAGGTTCATCTTGGCGCCGTTGACTGTTTTGACCTTCCTCGGTTACAAATACCGGAAAACAAGGATATCTATCGACGCAGTAGAGAAGTTTCTCCGAATGCAGCAAGCTCATGGTCCAAAGAGGTATGCGTACACAGAAATCACTGCAATCACAGGCCATTTCAGGGAGAAGCTAGGCCAGGGGGGCTATGGTTCTGTGTACAAAGGTTTCCTTCCTGGCGATGGTCATGTTGCTATCAAGATGCTGAGCAACTCCATGTGCAATGGAGAAGAATTCATCAGCGAGGTTTCCACCATTAGCAGGATACACCATGTGAATGTGGTGCGCCTTGTTGGATTTTGCTCGGAGGAACTTAGGAGGGCTCTTGTATATGAGTACATGCCCTGTGGATCTCTAGACAAGTACATTTTCTCACCCGAGAAGAGTCTATCTTGGGACAAGCTCAATGAGATTGCTCTAGGAATTGCTAGAGGGATCGACTACTTGCATCATGGTTGTGATATGCAGATCATGCACTTTGACATCAAGCCACACAACATCCTTCTGGATAGCAACTTCACTCCAAAAGTCGCCGACTTTGGGCTGGCCAAGCTATACCCAAGGGACGACAGCTTGGTGCCGGTGAGTGCTGCACGGGGAACGATAGGGTACATCGCTCCTGAGATGATATCTCGAAGCTTTGGCACCATTTCATGCAAGGCTGATGTTTACAGCTTTGGGATGTTATTGCTGGACATTGCTGGTGGTAGGAGGAACAGGGAGCAGCATACATCCAACTCAGCCCATCTTTATTACCCAGCTTTGGTGTATGATTGCCTAACTCAACAAGAAGTGAGCGAGATTTCAGAGGATATTGGTATCCACTGGGTAGAAAGGAAGTTGTGCATTGTTGGGTTCTGGTGCATTCAGATGAAACCAGCTGAACGGCCTTCGATGAGCGAGGTTGTGGAGATGCTCGAATCTGATGATCCTGATAACCTGCAGGTACCTCCGAGACCTTTCTTTGGTGTGGATGATCACATCTCTGAGATGGATGATTGCTGCAATTCTTCATCAAAGTCAAGTGCAATCTCAGAGGATGACTGA
- the LOC112937438 gene encoding rust resistance kinase Lr10-like isoform X2, translated as MVFLFRFLELNPQVILQSSKPVREIHSILCRFILAPLTVLTFLGYKYRKTRISIDAVEKFLRMQQAHGPKRYAYTEITAITGHFREKLGQGGYGSVYKGFLPGDGHVAIKMLSNSMCNGEEFISEVSTISRIHHVNVVRLVGFCSEELRRALVYEYMPCGSLDKYIFSPEKSLSWDKLNEIALGIARGIDYLHHGCDMQIMHFDIKPHNILLDSNFTPKVADFGLAKLYPRDDSLVPVSAARGTIGYIAPEMISRSFGTISCKADVYSFGMLLLDIAGGRRNREQHTSNSAHLYYPALVYDCLTQQEVSEISEDIGIHWVERKLCIVGFWCIQMKPAERPSMSEVVEMLESDDPDNLQVPPRPFFGVDDHISEMDDCCNSSSKSSAISEDD; from the exons ATGGTTTTCCTGTTTCGTTTCCTCGAGTTGAATCCCCAAGTCATTCTCCAGTCATCAAAGCCTGTGCGAGAGATACATTCCA TACTATGCAGGTTCATCTTGGCGCCGTTGACTGTTTTGACCTTCCTCGGTTACAAATACCGGAAAACAAGGATATCTATCGACGCAGTAGAGAAGTTTCTCCGAATGCAGCAAGCTCATGGTCCAAAGAGGTATGCGTACACAGAAATCACTGCAATCACAGGCCATTTCAGGGAGAAGCTAGGCCAGGGGGGCTATGGTTCTGTGTACAAAGGTTTCCTTCCTGGCGATGGTCATGTTGCTATCAAGATGCTGAGCAACTCCATGTGCAATGGAGAAGAATTCATCAGCGAGGTTTCCACCATTAGCAGGATACACCATGTGAATGTGGTGCGCCTTGTTGGATTTTGCTCGGAGGAACTTAGGAGGGCTCTTGTATATGAGTACATGCCCTGTGGATCTCTAGACAAGTACATTTTCTCACCCGAGAAGAGTCTATCTTGGGACAAGCTCAATGAGATTGCTCTAGGAATTGCTAGAGGGATCGACTACTTGCATCATGGTTGTGATATGCAGATCATGCACTTTGACATCAAGCCACACAACATCCTTCTGGATAGCAACTTCACTCCAAAAGTCGCCGACTTTGGGCTGGCCAAGCTATACCCAAGGGACGACAGCTTGGTGCCGGTGAGTGCTGCACGGGGAACGATAGGGTACATCGCTCCTGAGATGATATCTCGAAGCTTTGGCACCATTTCATGCAAGGCTGATGTTTACAGCTTTGGGATGTTATTGCTGGACATTGCTGGTGGTAGGAGGAACAGGGAGCAGCATACATCCAACTCAGCCCATCTTTATTACCCAGCTTTGGTGTATGATTGCCTAACTCAACAAGAAGTGAGCGAGATTTCAGAGGATATTGGTATCCACTGGGTAGAAAGGAAGTTGTGCATTGTTGGGTTCTGGTGCATTCAGATGAAACCAGCTGAACGGCCTTCGATGAGCGAGGTTGTGGAGATGCTCGAATCTGATGATCCTGATAACCTGCAGGTACCTCCGAGACCTTTCTTTGGTGTGGATGATCACATCTCTGAGATGGATGATTGCTGCAATTCTTCATCAAAGTCAAGTGCAATCTCAGAGGATGACTGA